GAACTTTTGTAAAAATGAAAGCTGCAAAGAAGATCAAAAGTAAGGTTTTGAATAGGAATTTTGAAATAGTTGGAAAGTCTTTTTTTATCTCCTCAACTTCTACTTCCATTCCCGCAAACAAAAATAAAGTAGTAATTCCTAGTTTCGCAAGGACATCAACAAGTTGATCATCTTGAAACCACCCAAGAGAAATTCCTGTAATGGCGCCCAGTGCTAGAGAAGAAATCCCGATCGGGATACGAAACCTTAGTAAAACCTTTGGCACAAGGATTAGAATGGAAAAGAGTATAATATACTTAATCTCAGATGAAATAATGAAGTCCATATTTAGTCTCTCGTCGCTACAATAGTTTCATTTGCTTTCGAAATAATATTTAGCATATTGTCTTTTATAATTATATTTTTAGTACTAGAAGTAATTTTGTTGAACATGAATTCCATCATATTAGCTTGATCATCACATAGTCGCTTTGTTGCACCCATTTTAGAAAATGTGTATATGCCTTTAGTTTCTATTAGATTTGCGAAAAAATTGTTGCAACCATTATTACCTTTAACTGATAAGTCTTCGTTGATAATGATATAAGGGTTCAGTTTTGTAGATACTTCTTTGTTTAATATAGATACAATTTTCCATTTTCCAAAAATATTCTGTGTTTTGGAAGTTGGATTCATCTGACAAGATGAAAAAAGAAGTATTAAAGGCAAAATAGCTGTCAATTTCATTTATCATTCCTTATGTTTAGACCTTTAATTTGACCATCTTATGCCTATATTGTCTAAGTAATATTTTGTCTTTAGCTCGACTTTTCGCTATTCTTTTTGAAGAAGTTTATAGTGCTCTTGGCCGTTTTTGTCTATGACGCTAATTTTTTATAGGATTACCTCTTTGACTATGCTTTAGACCTCTAAAACATAGTGAAAATGATAGGATAGGACCTTACTTCGTAATTGATAAATAAAACTAGGGTATTTTATGGCATACAGTTTATTAGCACTTATTGATGATGTTGCTGCAGTTCTTGATGACGTTGGGGTTATGACTAAGGTCGCCTTAAAGAAAACTTCTGCTGTGATGAGTGATGATCTAGCTGTTAATGCAAACCAAGTAGATGGAGCTCATCCAACTAGAGAGCTGCCGATAGTATGGAAAATATTTAAAGGCTCATTAATAAATAAAGTTATTGCGATAAGTCTTATACTTGTAATTAATCTCATTTATCCTCCACTTAATACTTTCTTGTTAATATGTGGAGGTCTCTATCTTGCTTATGAAGGAGCGCATAAAGTTCTTGAATATTTTGTTTCTAGTAAGACAAAAAAGAATGTCGAGTTTTCTGAGAAGGAAAAAATAGCAGGAGCAATAAGAACGGATTTGGTTCTATCTTTTGAGATAATAATTATAGCGAAGAGTTATATAACTGGTCAGTTTTTAGAGCAGTTATTAACCTTAAGTGTTGTTGGTATCTTGGCCTCTATTATTATTTACGGTCTGGTTGCAGTTATTGTTAAGATTGATGATCTAGGATGTCTTTTAGTGCAAAGAGGCTTTAAGTCAATGGGGCTACTTCTTGTTACGATTATGCCTTATTTTATGAAGCTACTAAGTATTGTCGGTACCATCGCAATGTTCTTGGTGGCAGGTGGTATATTTACTCATGCATTTCATTTGCAGTTTATCGAGATTGAATCAATCCAAAATGCTATTTTAGGAATAATAGTAGGTCTTGTTGTGTGTACTTTTGAGATGATATTTAAGAAGCTTATAAGAAAATGATGTTTAGGTTTATATTTCTTTTTTTATTTATTACTTCTTCTTACGCTCAGTCTTCAGCACTTTTTGAGGTAACGAATCTAAGTTTAGAAGACTTTGGAAATAGAAGAATTATTGGCCTTCCTTATATGTTCTTTACTGAAGCGACTGAATTATCTTATGGAGCAGTAGTTGTTTCTAGGGGATATGGTCAAAAAGACTTGGCCATCGTAGGAACAGGCTATACAAGTGAGAATAAGAGTTACGGCTATGTTGTGGGTGTTTATAATTATCATATTAAAAATATTTCTAATAAATTATTTATTGATTATCAAATTAACTCAAATAAGAAAAATAATGATCTAGTTTATTTGAACTCAAATAAACAAAACTCTGCAGAAAATACAAATAGCATTAAGGGTGTTTCTAGAAATAGAAAGACGATCGTTAAGGCAAATTATACTTTATCTGTTAAAAACAAAAAGGGACAAATTGAGCTTCCAGAGTTTTTTGAAAAGTATGTTTACTCCTTCAAGACTGGAGCTAAGAAGCTAGGGCTTAGTTACTTTGATGAGTTTATGGATTTTGATGAATTTGATGGAGATAATTACTATGGAAGATCAAAAGGATTTATTATTAATTTTGAACATGATGTGAGAGATATTCAAGGGACTCCTTCAAAAGGCTTTCGATCTTTCGTAAATCTTGCTCATGACTTTGGAAGTGACTCAAGAAGTAAGTACACGAAACTTGAATTTGATCATTCAAAATACTTTAAGATTCCAAACTTCTCATTTACTACATTGCAAGTTATCGCTCTTAATGCCTTCTATTCAACAATGTTAGATTATGATGAAAGTAATCCTCCTGCATGGTTTGCTCAGGCAAACTTAGGAGGAAGTAAACGACTTAGGGGTTATAGACAAAGTCGCTTCTATGGAAAGAATGCCTTATATGGTTCTGTTGAATATAGAACTAGGCCAAAGTTAAATATTTTTAAGCAAATTCCTATTATTGATAAAATTGATATTCCGTGGTGGCAACTTGTTGTGTTTGGAGAGGTCGGAAATGTTAATAATCAAAAGAATTTTGATTTAAGAATACCTAGTACCTATTATTCCTATGGCTTTGGCCTAAGTGCAATGGTGGAGGGTCTTGTGGCAAGGTCAGATTTAGCTTTCGGAGAAGATACTTATTATATTAGATTCTTTGTTAATCAATCGTTTTGAGCAGTATTCAGTTGTCCGCAAGCGGCAAGAACATCATCACCTTTAGTTGTTCGAATCAGAGCAGGTATTTTAAATTTTTGTAATTCCTTTTTAAAGTCTTCAACTTTTTGATCAGTTGGTCTTTCGTAAGATGTTCCTGGGTAAGGATTAAAAGGAATTAAGTTGATATACGCTTCTTTTCCTTTTAAAAGCTCTCCCGTTTTTTTGGCATCTTCAATACTATCGTTGAAATCTTTAATAAGTAGATATTCATATGTAATAAACTGTTTCTTACTCAGAGGGATTGAGTCAATGTATGTGATAACATCTTCAAGCGGATATTTCTTATTAATAGGAATGAGCTCATTTCTTTTTTGAGTTTCCGTGGAGTGGAGTGACAAGGCAAGATTAACTCCTGGGATTTCATCTTTCCATCTTTTTAACCCAGGAATGTAGCCAGATGTCGAAATTGTTATTTTCTTAGGACCAATTGAAGTACCATTTTTAGAAAGAAAAATTTCGCAAGATTTCTTAACAGCATCAAAGTTATGTAATGGTTCCCCTTGGCCCATATAAACAATATTTAAAATTCTAACTTCATTAGGTCGATTTCTTTCAAGCCATTGCCATGCAGCTATGAATTGTCCCACAATCTCAGAAGTTGCTAGATTTCTCTTTAGCCCCTGCGTTCCTGTAAAGCAAAAAGAGCATTTCATCGCACAGCCAACTTGAGAGGAGAGGCAGATCGAATACTTTTGATGAAAGGGGATGAGCACTGTCTCTACTTTAGAGCCGTCATTTAGCTCAAAGAGAAATTTTACTGTCTTATCTTCAGATTCAATAACTTTATGTATTTTTGGAAGATCAAAAGAATATCTATTTTCAAGAAAGTTCTTCGTTTCCTGAGATAGCTCCATCTTACAAGGATAGGACTTTTTTTGTTTATAAAACCAGTTGTATAGGTTTTGTGCACCAAAGCTATTGAGCTGATTCTTATGTAGCACTTCAAGAAGGTCTGTAAAAGTAAGGTCGTAAAAGGACAATTTCATATAGCGAAAGTAGAATAGTTCGAACCTTTTGGCAATCTTCATATAATATATATCCACTTGTAAAATCAGTAGGTTGGGGTATGTCTTATATAGTAGCTATTCTGAAAGCATAGACTTAAAATATTGTAGTTAACCAACTAGTAATAATGAGAATAAAATATGAATAATAAACTTCCATTGGAATTAAAGAACTTAGTAAATAAAGTCGTAGGACTTCTCGGGGGAGTTATTGAAGAAGAGGCCGGTAGCTCAGTCTATAAGAAAGTTGAGAAAATACGAAAAGAAATGATTCTTTATAGAACTAGCTCAGCTTCAAAAAAAGATGAAATTCTTGAAACTCTTTACTTGAGATTAGATAAAGAGAATAAGAACGATAAACATCAAATAGCCCATTCTTATACTTTAATGCTAGAGCTTATAAACGCATGTGAAGCTGCATATAGAACTTATTCTTTAAAAAAGAAAGGATCTATTACCTGTGTTGAAAGACAACAGAATACAATGGTGTATGTTCTTACTGCTCACCCTACTGAGGCGAGAACTCCTGAAAATATTGAACTATTTAGTAGAATTCAAAATGTACTCATTAGAATTTTAAATA
The window above is part of the Halobacteriovorax sp. HLS genome. Proteins encoded here:
- a CDS encoding META domain-containing protein — encoded protein: MKLTAILPLILLFSSCQMNPTSKTQNIFGKWKIVSILNKEVSTKLNPYIIINEDLSVKGNNGCNNFFANLIETKGIYTFSKMGATKRLCDDQANMMEFMFNKITSSTKNIIIKDNMLNIISKANETIVATRD
- a CDS encoding DUF808 family protein, coding for MAYSLLALIDDVAAVLDDVGVMTKVALKKTSAVMSDDLAVNANQVDGAHPTRELPIVWKIFKGSLINKVIAISLILVINLIYPPLNTFLLICGGLYLAYEGAHKVLEYFVSSKTKKNVEFSEKEKIAGAIRTDLVLSFEIIIIAKSYITGQFLEQLLTLSVVGILASIIIYGLVAVIVKIDDLGCLLVQRGFKSMGLLLVTIMPYFMKLLSIVGTIAMFLVAGGIFTHAFHLQFIEIESIQNAILGIIVGLVVCTFEMIFKKLIRK
- the rlmN gene encoding 23S rRNA (adenine(2503)-C(2))-methyltransferase RlmN; translation: MKIAKRFELFYFRYMKLSFYDLTFTDLLEVLHKNQLNSFGAQNLYNWFYKQKKSYPCKMELSQETKNFLENRYSFDLPKIHKVIESEDKTVKFLFELNDGSKVETVLIPFHQKYSICLSSQVGCAMKCSFCFTGTQGLKRNLATSEIVGQFIAAWQWLERNRPNEVRILNIVYMGQGEPLHNFDAVKKSCEIFLSKNGTSIGPKKITISTSGYIPGLKRWKDEIPGVNLALSLHSTETQKRNELIPINKKYPLEDVITYIDSIPLSKKQFITYEYLLIKDFNDSIEDAKKTGELLKGKEAYINLIPFNPYPGTSYERPTDQKVEDFKKELQKFKIPALIRTTKGDDVLAACGQLNTAQND